Proteins encoded in a region of the Pirellulaceae bacterium genome:
- a CDS encoding DUF58 domain-containing protein, which produces MKGYIREHQSLDSRQFTIAVRRLADNLSYGTDSSPYRGSGLEYVQSRPYVAGDPIKAIDWRVTARTGKIFIKEYETPKRLPAYLLIDTSASMMLGSATRTKYEHSLFVAGGLALACLDRVSPVGVMSVGSRPFHVQPSLSKQQVMQWLHHLRHFRYDESTTLSRRIMELGPSLTNRALVIVLSDMHDPSGLDSLKRLAQKHDCVVIQFQDPAEIGLRGAGLLRAREAETGRTFVTHGRAQWLDQTKLETGLKRAGIDHLLIPTNQPYAHTLRNFFQSRNLLGRGAR; this is translated from the coding sequence ATGAAAGGCTATATTCGCGAACATCAGTCATTAGACTCCCGACAGTTCACGATCGCGGTGAGGCGATTGGCGGACAATCTGAGTTACGGCACCGATTCATCCCCTTATCGCGGTTCGGGTCTTGAGTATGTGCAATCACGACCGTACGTCGCCGGTGATCCGATCAAGGCGATTGACTGGCGCGTGACTGCCCGCACGGGAAAGATCTTCATCAAGGAATACGAAACTCCGAAGCGATTACCGGCCTACTTGCTGATCGATACTTCGGCCTCCATGATGCTGGGAAGCGCAACTCGCACAAAATACGAGCATTCGTTATTTGTGGCCGGAGGTTTAGCTTTGGCCTGCCTGGACCGAGTCAGTCCTGTCGGCGTGATGTCGGTTGGATCCCGTCCCTTCCATGTTCAGCCCAGTCTTTCGAAGCAACAAGTGATGCAATGGCTGCACCACTTGCGACATTTTCGCTACGACGAATCAACGACGCTGAGCAGGCGAATTATGGAACTCGGGCCAAGCCTGACGAATCGAGCTTTGGTGATTGTGCTAAGCGACATGCATGACCCGAGCGGACTAGACAGCCTTAAACGCCTGGCGCAGAAACACGATTGTGTCGTCATTCAGTTCCAGGACCCCGCCGAGATCGGCTTACGAGGTGCCGGCCTACTGCGTGCCCGAGAAGCAGAAACCGGCCGAACCTTCGTCACCCACGGACGCGCTCAATGGCTTGATCAGACAAAACTTGAAACCGGATTAAAACGCGCCGGAATCGACCATCTCTTGATTCCAACCAACCAACCCTATGCTCACACACTGCGAAACTTTTTCCAGTCGCGGAATCTTCTTGGCAGAGGAGCCCGATAA
- a CDS encoding VWA domain-containing protein: MNWLSFSHHSVLFLSIIPAMMLVWIWRQRGGGIVMPFDHGSQTSGTATRFLVQLAESIPALILLVVLLILAGPQKTGEPKTRRVLTNIEFCVDVSGSMTASFGEGTRYDASMEAINRFLDFREGDAFGLTFFGVEVLHWVPLTTDVSAFRCAPQFMNPKNPGHPPWLGGTRIGKALSECRKVLASREEGDRMIVLISDGSSSDLFGDATDDLIRKLRADKISVYAVHIASGNIPDPIIEITARTGGEVFSPGDQDGLESIFRHIDEMQETRMEKVAAETTDNYVPFCISGLSLLGISLIGLFGIRFTPW, encoded by the coding sequence ATGAACTGGCTGAGCTTTTCCCACCATTCTGTCCTATTTTTATCCATCATTCCCGCAATGATGTTGGTCTGGATTTGGCGCCAACGCGGTGGCGGTATCGTGATGCCATTCGATCACGGATCACAAACATCCGGGACGGCCACTCGATTCTTGGTGCAGCTGGCAGAAAGTATCCCGGCATTGATTCTGTTGGTTGTATTGTTGATCCTGGCCGGCCCTCAAAAGACGGGAGAACCCAAGACACGCCGGGTGCTGACCAACATCGAATTCTGTGTCGATGTATCGGGAAGCATGACCGCCTCATTCGGTGAGGGAACTCGGTATGATGCGTCAATGGAAGCCATCAACAGATTTCTCGACTTCCGTGAGGGTGACGCGTTCGGCTTAACTTTTTTCGGCGTCGAGGTCCTGCATTGGGTTCCGTTGACAACTGATGTTTCTGCATTTCGCTGTGCACCCCAATTCATGAATCCGAAGAACCCGGGACATCCACCTTGGCTGGGAGGGACTAGAATTGGCAAAGCATTATCAGAGTGTCGCAAGGTGCTCGCATCCCGAGAAGAAGGCGATCGCATGATCGTGCTGATCTCTGATGGCTCGAGCTCTGATTTATTCGGTGACGCCACCGATGACTTGATTCGAAAACTACGAGCTGACAAGATCTCCGTCTATGCGGTGCACATCGCCAGCGGAAATATCCCCGATCCAATCATCGAAATCACGGCGAGAACGGGGGGGGAAGTTTTTAGTCCTGGTGATCAAGATGGACTGGAATCCATCTTTCGTCACATCGACGAAATGCAAGAAACACGCATGGAAAAAGTAGCTGCGGAAACAACCGACAATTACGTCCCCTTCTGTATCAGCGGGCTGTCGCTACTCGGCATCAGCCTAATCGGTCTATTTGGGATTCGGTTTACACCGTGGTAG
- a CDS encoding DUF4922 domain-containing protein → MAAFHDTEPFAAGSLWQRLVDVSQQSLLSQHLEPIPTRAEKLADGDVVFNVRVLDNLQRKSIQRRERPEGFNPFLPYDPNLFVANVSEHHVALLNKFNVVDHHLLIVTRQFESQDSRLTIEDFEALWRCLLEFDSIGFYNGGTNAGASQPHKHLQLLPLGVHRGAIPLESQWKLSQQPVGSVTQSAGIPFWHRLLRLPPLSDSLAAAKLCSRYYEEMIANVGWAEVDATTPYNLLVTREWLLFVPRTAECFEGISLNSMAFVGSLFVKNEQQLELLSAAGPMTALIRVADPQTASEG, encoded by the coding sequence ATGGCTGCTTTTCATGATACGGAGCCGTTTGCTGCCGGTAGTTTGTGGCAGCGGCTAGTCGACGTATCGCAACAATCGCTGCTAAGTCAGCATCTAGAACCGATTCCGACGCGAGCCGAAAAGCTTGCGGACGGTGATGTGGTGTTCAACGTACGCGTTCTGGATAACCTTCAGCGTAAATCGATTCAGCGGCGTGAGCGGCCAGAGGGTTTCAATCCATTCTTGCCCTATGATCCGAATTTGTTTGTCGCGAACGTTTCCGAACATCATGTTGCATTGCTGAACAAATTCAATGTCGTCGACCACCATTTGTTGATTGTTACTCGACAGTTTGAGTCACAGGATAGTCGATTGACAATTGAGGACTTTGAAGCGTTGTGGCGCTGCTTGCTCGAATTCGACTCGATTGGGTTTTATAACGGAGGCACCAATGCAGGCGCCAGTCAGCCACACAAGCATTTGCAGCTCTTGCCGCTTGGAGTTCATCGAGGGGCAATTCCACTCGAGTCGCAATGGAAACTGTCGCAGCAGCCCGTGGGTTCCGTGACTCAATCTGCTGGAATTCCATTTTGGCACCGACTGTTACGCTTGCCTCCGCTTAGCGACAGTTTGGCCGCCGCTAAACTTTGTAGCCGTTACTACGAAGAAATGATTGCGAACGTGGGTTGGGCAGAGGTGGATGCGACCACGCCCTACAATCTCTTGGTGACTCGAGAGTGGCTGCTGTTTGTGCCTCGTACAGCCGAGTGTTTCGAAGGCATTTCTCTCAACTCGATGGCGTTTGTTGGTTCGCTGTTCGTGAAGAATGAACAGCAATTGGAGCTCTTGAGCGCTGCCGGCCCGATGACGGCTTTGATTCGGGTGGCAGATCCACAAACAGCGTCAGAGGGCTGA
- a CDS encoding MoxR family ATPase, with protein MTSDPTNQNAAPNRIPDSTIQFVQDVRKRVGTVVVGQDVVVERLLIALFTSGHLLLQGVPGLAKTLLVSALSKSIDLQFSRIQFTVDLLPSDILGSEILDQQTHEFRTHKGPIFTNLLLADEINRAAPKVQSALLEAMQERRVTIGNENYRLPAPFLVIATQNPVEQAGTFELPEAQLDRFMLCHRLEYPTVEEEKEILRRNAVLGIRRESGGAVARTEFDVLESQPVASQEELVTAMEAIEHVHVSETFIDHVMTLVDRTRNHPAIELGCSPRAGIALLKSSRARALINNRHYVIPEDLYALAEDVVLHRIRLNYEALADGLTSTAVLREMLNQLGNGSNSTQIDNASFNGDSKAMA; from the coding sequence ATGACGAGCGATCCCACCAACCAAAACGCAGCCCCCAACCGAATTCCTGACAGCACAATCCAATTTGTACAGGACGTGAGAAAGCGGGTCGGCACCGTGGTGGTTGGACAGGACGTAGTCGTCGAGCGTTTGTTGATCGCCCTCTTCACCAGCGGACATCTTCTGCTCCAGGGTGTACCGGGGTTGGCCAAAACGCTCCTTGTTTCGGCTTTATCCAAATCAATTGACTTACAGTTTAGCCGAATCCAATTCACCGTTGATCTTTTGCCCTCAGATATTCTTGGTTCGGAAATTCTCGATCAACAAACACACGAGTTCCGGACTCACAAGGGTCCAATCTTCACGAATCTCCTGTTAGCCGACGAGATCAACCGTGCGGCCCCGAAGGTTCAAAGCGCTTTGCTCGAAGCCATGCAGGAGCGAAGAGTCACGATCGGCAACGAGAACTACCGGCTGCCGGCACCTTTCCTCGTGATTGCAACGCAGAATCCGGTGGAGCAAGCGGGGACCTTTGAGTTGCCTGAAGCTCAGCTGGATCGCTTCATGCTCTGCCATCGACTCGAATACCCAACGGTTGAAGAAGAAAAAGAGATACTCCGTCGGAATGCCGTTTTGGGTATTCGCCGCGAATCAGGCGGTGCTGTCGCTCGTACCGAGTTCGACGTATTGGAAAGCCAACCCGTCGCTTCCCAAGAAGAGCTAGTGACAGCCATGGAGGCCATTGAACATGTCCACGTCAGCGAAACGTTCATCGATCACGTGATGACTCTTGTGGATCGCACACGGAATCATCCCGCCATCGAGCTTGGCTGTAGCCCTCGAGCTGGCATTGCCCTGCTCAAATCTTCCCGAGCTCGCGCATTGATAAACAACCGGCATTACGTCATCCCGGAAGACTTATACGCGTTGGCTGAGGATGTGGTCTTGCATCGTATTCGATTGAACTATGAGGCTTTAGCAGACGGCCTGACCAGCACGGCAGTGCTTCGTGAAATGCTGAACCAACTCGGCAACGGATCGAACTCCACTCAAATTGATAACGCCTCCTTCAATGGCGACAGTAAGGCGATGGCTTAG
- a CDS encoding VWA domain-containing protein — translation MVELLTAISVFLIAGTAELLHAARCRAIAPLAFGPARRPRVWASLAPLLRVIAVTLLAWGMMTLMLLPPKVHRAAATSEDKIKHVILVLDVSPSMRLDDAGPSHIQKRSHRAADIMESFFDRVPMEQYRVSVIAVYTGAKQVVIDTRDIEVVRNILEDLPMHHAFNSGDTELFSGLEAAADVAREWKPNSTTVLVVSDGDTVPATGMPKMPAAVSNVLVVGIGDPQKGKFINGRQSRQDTSTLRQIATRLRGIYHNGNEKQISSKTLSMLTKATETSPLAQLTKREYALVACLIGAALYALLPMLLHYFGTRWTPGVTLSEPDARRLQPSSRESGLTSNS, via the coding sequence GTGGTAGAACTTTTAACTGCCATCTCGGTTTTCCTGATCGCTGGAACGGCTGAATTGCTCCATGCGGCTCGCTGCCGTGCAATTGCACCGCTCGCGTTTGGGCCGGCTCGCCGCCCTCGCGTCTGGGCTTCTTTGGCTCCGTTGCTGCGAGTAATTGCCGTCACGCTCCTTGCCTGGGGGATGATGACACTAATGTTACTTCCCCCCAAGGTTCATCGAGCTGCCGCCACCTCTGAGGATAAAATCAAACACGTTATTCTCGTACTCGATGTATCTCCAAGCATGCGACTCGATGACGCTGGACCGTCACACATCCAAAAGCGTTCCCACCGAGCAGCCGACATTATGGAGTCATTCTTTGACCGCGTTCCCATGGAACAGTATCGAGTCAGCGTCATTGCCGTCTACACCGGTGCAAAACAAGTTGTGATCGACACTCGTGACATCGAAGTTGTCCGAAATATCCTTGAAGACCTGCCGATGCACCACGCCTTCAATTCGGGTGACACCGAACTCTTCAGCGGACTCGAAGCTGCGGCTGACGTTGCGCGAGAATGGAAACCGAATAGCACCACCGTCCTCGTCGTAAGCGATGGGGATACCGTACCCGCAACAGGGATGCCCAAAATGCCGGCTGCCGTCTCAAACGTCTTGGTGGTCGGCATTGGCGATCCCCAAAAAGGAAAATTCATTAATGGTCGCCAATCAAGACAAGACACCTCCACCTTGAGACAGATCGCCACAAGGTTGAGAGGCATCTATCACAACGGAAATGAAAAGCAGATCAGCTCAAAAACTCTTTCCATGCTAACCAAAGCCACTGAGACCAGCCCTTTGGCGCAACTCACCAAACGAGAATATGCTTTGGTCGCATGCCTAATCGGCGCCGCTCTCTACGCGTTACTGCCGATGCTGCTCCATTATTTTGGGACGAGATGGACACCGGGCGTTACCTTGAGCGAACCGGATGCTCGACGTCTTCAACCCTCCAGCCGGGAAAGCGGACTCACATCGAACAGCTAA
- a CDS encoding endonuclease/exonuclease/phosphatase family protein has product MVPLLLGLFILPAVDPAESGQWRKIRIATFNTSLHRDSPGKLITDLQQDDPQARQIATIIQTVRPDVILLNEFDFDPANKAADLFRQNYLAVNQEETNAIQYPHVFARPVNTGVPTGLDLDDNQRIDDPADAFGFGRHPGQYGMLVLSKLPIDTQRVRTFQKFLWREMPNALLPTFPSSQQSFYTEEALQILRLSSKSHWDLPLRIGNQSLHFLVCHPTPPVFDGPEDRNGRRNFDEIRLWADYVHPDSQRSAYLRDDQGGAGGLASDAKFVIAGDLNADPVDGASRKGSIEQLLYHPRVNATLVPVSQQGQKQSQIQGAANHEHRGNPAHDTADFPDRHTGNLRVDYVLPSKGLQIRGGGVYWPKQDNKNRTMLDASDHRLVWIDLQLNPSQD; this is encoded by the coding sequence ATGGTACCGCTGTTGCTCGGTCTGTTCATTCTACCTGCCGTAGATCCCGCCGAGTCGGGCCAGTGGCGGAAAATTCGCATCGCCACGTTCAACACCTCGTTACACCGCGACAGTCCGGGTAAATTAATCACGGACCTACAACAGGATGATCCACAAGCTCGCCAGATCGCTACCATTATCCAAACGGTTCGCCCGGACGTCATTCTCCTGAATGAATTCGATTTCGACCCAGCCAACAAAGCGGCTGATCTCTTTCGACAAAACTATCTGGCCGTCAACCAGGAAGAAACAAACGCCATTCAGTATCCCCACGTGTTCGCGCGACCCGTCAACACGGGCGTGCCGACAGGGCTTGACCTGGACGACAATCAACGAATTGATGATCCAGCCGACGCTTTTGGGTTCGGCAGACACCCGGGACAATACGGCATGCTTGTGCTTTCCAAGCTACCGATCGACACCCAACGCGTGCGAACGTTCCAGAAATTCCTTTGGCGTGAGATGCCTAACGCTTTACTCCCAACCTTCCCAAGCTCTCAGCAATCTTTTTATACCGAAGAAGCATTACAGATCTTACGACTGTCATCCAAGAGTCACTGGGACCTACCACTGCGGATAGGCAATCAGTCGCTCCACTTTCTGGTCTGTCATCCCACGCCTCCCGTATTTGATGGGCCGGAGGATCGAAATGGGCGGCGGAACTTTGACGAAATCCGACTCTGGGCCGACTACGTCCACCCTGATTCGCAGCGAAGTGCTTACCTACGCGACGATCAAGGCGGGGCAGGTGGACTGGCGAGCGATGCCAAATTCGTGATTGCCGGCGACTTGAACGCTGACCCCGTCGATGGCGCAAGTCGAAAGGGCTCAATTGAGCAGCTTTTGTACCACCCTCGCGTGAACGCAACTCTCGTTCCTGTAAGCCAACAGGGCCAGAAGCAGTCTCAGATCCAAGGAGCGGCAAATCACGAGCACCGCGGAAACCCTGCCCATGACACGGCCGACTTTCCTGATCGGCACACTGGAAACCTGCGAGTCGACTACGTCTTACCGTCCAAGGGGCTTCAGATTCGCGGCGGCGGCGTGTACTGGCCGAAGCAGGACAATAAAAACAGAACCATGCTGGACGCCAGCGATCATCGACTCGTCTGGATTGATCTCCAGCTCAATCCATCACAAGACTAA
- a CDS encoding thioredoxin family protein, with amino-acid sequence MHCQRQTISCTLLLLLLSSALVTAGKYNRVVEIGDKVSIWKDLPGVDGKHHSWQDHKQAKAIAVIFTSNDCPVASAYQSRLNSLATDFRDQGLEVVAINVNRGESLAAMKSRAQKERFAFAYLHDASQQTARGLGAVCTPHSFLLTPDRQIAYMGAIDDNWQNANGVKKDYLREAVQAVLAGKKPKVQESRQIGCAIKWEIQ; translated from the coding sequence ATGCACTGCCAACGTCAGACTATCTCGTGCACTTTGCTGCTGCTGCTGCTGAGCAGTGCTTTAGTCACAGCGGGGAAATACAACCGTGTTGTGGAAATCGGTGACAAGGTATCGATCTGGAAAGATCTACCGGGTGTCGATGGCAAGCACCACAGTTGGCAGGATCACAAGCAGGCAAAAGCGATTGCCGTAATTTTTACGAGCAACGATTGCCCGGTAGCATCGGCCTATCAGTCTCGTTTGAATTCGCTTGCCACGGATTTTCGGGATCAGGGGCTGGAGGTAGTTGCGATCAACGTGAATCGTGGGGAGAGTCTGGCGGCGATGAAGTCACGTGCACAGAAAGAACGATTTGCTTTCGCTTATCTCCACGATGCGTCTCAGCAAACGGCTCGCGGTCTTGGCGCGGTTTGTACGCCACACTCTTTCCTGCTGACGCCGGATCGTCAAATCGCCTACATGGGTGCAATTGACGACAACTGGCAGAACGCGAATGGCGTCAAGAAAGATTATCTGCGAGAAGCCGTTCAGGCAGTGCTTGCTGGGAAAAAGCCGAAGGTTCAGGAGTCACGCCAAATTGGCTGCGCGATCAAATGGGAAATTCAATAG
- a CDS encoding MBL fold metallo-hydrolase RNA specificity domain-containing protein: MKLHFLGANRQVTGSRYCLETEQSRVMIDCGLFQERQYKTRNWRKSPIPLETIDALVLTHAHIDHCGLIPRAVREGLASPLLMTTPTADLVELMWRDAAHIQAEDAAYKKKRHRREGRSGRFPAEPLFDGRDVDQTLPWVRPEAYNTPVKISEDVTVTFHEAGHILGSAMLEFEVRQRGESLRIIFSGDIGQWERPLIHDPTLFSAADYIVMESTYGDRDHAEGGDIEDQLARIVNTTVEAGGKVIIPTFAVERAQELMYYISRLVHENRIPDIPVYLDSPMAVDVTKIFRRHRDRFDDETWDYINQGESPLQFPGLQISRSTAQSKAINARTEPSIVMSTSGMCTAGRIKHHLRQNISRTESTILFVGYQGHGTLGRQILGGRPEVRIHGRNCPVKANIAQIYGFSGHADRRALLRWVKHFGKAPRRLFLTHGDEDAALSLANHIRTDLDWRVLVPDYESTVDL, encoded by the coding sequence GTGAAATTGCATTTTCTTGGGGCAAATCGTCAGGTTACCGGATCGCGGTACTGCTTGGAAACAGAGCAGTCTCGCGTGATGATCGACTGCGGCCTATTTCAGGAGCGACAGTATAAGACGCGGAATTGGCGGAAAAGTCCGATTCCTCTAGAAACGATCGACGCATTGGTGCTCACTCACGCCCACATCGATCACTGTGGTTTGATACCACGTGCCGTGCGCGAGGGCTTGGCTTCGCCTTTGTTGATGACGACCCCCACCGCTGACCTTGTCGAGCTGATGTGGCGAGACGCGGCACATATTCAAGCTGAAGACGCGGCTTATAAGAAAAAACGGCATCGACGTGAAGGTCGGTCGGGCAGGTTTCCAGCGGAACCGCTATTTGATGGGCGCGATGTCGATCAGACCTTACCGTGGGTACGTCCAGAGGCTTACAACACCCCGGTCAAGATTTCAGAGGATGTGACGGTCACGTTTCACGAAGCGGGGCACATCTTGGGTTCTGCGATGCTTGAGTTCGAGGTTCGTCAACGCGGCGAGTCTCTTCGAATTATTTTTTCTGGAGACATTGGCCAATGGGAGAGGCCTCTGATTCATGACCCGACCCTATTTTCGGCTGCCGATTACATTGTGATGGAATCAACTTATGGCGATCGTGATCATGCAGAAGGCGGTGACATCGAAGACCAGCTTGCACGAATCGTTAATACCACGGTGGAGGCAGGGGGAAAGGTGATCATTCCTACCTTTGCCGTCGAACGAGCACAAGAGTTGATGTATTACATCAGTCGGTTGGTGCATGAAAATCGGATTCCAGACATTCCTGTCTATTTGGACAGTCCGATGGCGGTAGACGTGACCAAAATCTTTCGGCGCCACCGAGATCGGTTTGATGATGAAACATGGGATTACATCAACCAAGGGGAGTCTCCATTACAATTTCCAGGCCTGCAGATTTCTCGAAGTACCGCACAATCCAAGGCGATTAATGCTCGGACTGAGCCAAGCATTGTGATGTCGACTTCCGGTATGTGTACGGCCGGCCGCATCAAGCATCATTTACGTCAAAACATTTCTCGGACCGAGTCCACCATTTTGTTTGTTGGATATCAGGGGCACGGAACGCTTGGTCGCCAGATTTTGGGCGGTCGACCGGAAGTTAGGATTCACGGTCGAAATTGTCCGGTCAAAGCAAACATCGCCCAAATTTACGGTTTCTCAGGACATGCCGATCGGAGAGCTTTGTTGAGATGGGTCAAGCATTTCGGGAAAGCGCCGAGGCGACTTTTCTTGACTCACGGTGACGAAGACGCAGCTTTGAGCCTCGCCAATCACATCCGTACGGATCTTGATTGGCGAGTGCTCGTACCCGATTATGAGTCGACGGTTGATCTGTAG
- the acs gene encoding acetate--CoA ligase, with protein sequence MNQPKSGQIDSVMNEDRLFAPNQQFVAQAEIKSMDEYQQLWDRAKADPTAFWDGLAKDELHWFKPYGKVLEWKEPYASWFVGGETNASYNCLDLHIEKGQGDKVALIWEGEPGDQRTLTYKELHGEVCKFANAMKSLGVGQGDVVSIYMPMVPELVVAMLACARIGAVHSVIFAGFSSEAIADRNHDASAKLQITSDAGWRRGKALPLKETVDAALEKSSTTVENCIVLKRVGNDVVMKEGRDHWWHDLVEQASEDCPAEPLDSENPLFILYTSGSTGKPKGIKHTTAGYNLYAKKTFEWVFDHREDDIYWCTADCGWITGHSYIVYGPLAAGATALIYEGAPNFPAEDRFWDLVERHKVTILYTAPTAIRAFIKWGDEHVEKHDLSSLRLLGTVGEGINPEAWMWYHEKIGGGNCPIVDTWWQTETGGIMMSPLPGAIATKPGSCTKPLPGVIPDIVDEQGNSVGTNEGGWLVINHPWPGMLRGIWGDDERYREQYWSKVPNRYLAGDNARCDKDGYYWIMGRIDDVLNVSGHRLSTIEIESALVSHPAVAEAAAVGRPHDLKGEAIAVFVSLRNVEPSDELRQELRQHVRKEIGALAQPDDIRFTGSLPKTRSGKIMRRLLRDIAAGRETIGDTTTLEDYTVLAKLRDDDD encoded by the coding sequence ATGAATCAACCCAAGTCCGGTCAAATCGACTCAGTTATGAACGAGGATCGACTGTTTGCTCCCAATCAGCAGTTTGTCGCTCAGGCTGAAATCAAATCAATGGACGAGTACCAGCAGTTGTGGGATCGGGCGAAAGCAGACCCTACGGCTTTTTGGGACGGTCTGGCAAAGGACGAATTGCATTGGTTTAAGCCCTACGGCAAGGTGTTGGAGTGGAAGGAGCCCTACGCGAGCTGGTTTGTCGGTGGAGAAACCAATGCTTCCTATAACTGTCTGGATCTCCATATTGAGAAGGGACAAGGTGATAAGGTTGCCCTGATTTGGGAGGGTGAGCCTGGTGATCAAAGAACGCTGACCTATAAAGAGTTGCATGGGGAAGTTTGCAAGTTTGCCAACGCGATGAAGTCATTGGGAGTGGGCCAGGGTGACGTGGTTTCGATCTATATGCCGATGGTTCCCGAATTGGTCGTCGCGATGTTGGCCTGTGCTCGAATTGGCGCAGTTCATTCGGTGATCTTTGCCGGTTTTTCCTCTGAAGCGATTGCCGATCGTAATCATGATGCGAGCGCCAAACTCCAGATCACTTCGGATGCGGGATGGCGTCGAGGCAAAGCTCTACCGCTAAAAGAAACCGTGGATGCGGCTCTCGAAAAATCGAGTACGACGGTTGAAAACTGCATCGTCTTGAAACGCGTCGGAAACGACGTTGTGATGAAAGAAGGCCGGGATCATTGGTGGCATGACCTGGTCGAGCAAGCGTCAGAGGACTGTCCGGCAGAACCGTTGGATAGCGAGAATCCGCTCTTCATTCTGTATACCAGCGGATCGACTGGAAAACCGAAGGGGATCAAGCACACCACGGCTGGCTATAATCTCTATGCGAAGAAGACGTTCGAGTGGGTTTTCGATCATCGGGAAGATGATATTTACTGGTGCACGGCTGATTGCGGTTGGATTACCGGTCACAGCTACATCGTTTATGGTCCTTTGGCAGCTGGCGCTACTGCGTTGATTTACGAAGGCGCTCCCAACTTTCCAGCGGAAGATCGATTTTGGGATTTGGTTGAGCGTCACAAGGTGACGATCCTTTATACGGCTCCCACGGCGATTCGTGCGTTCATCAAATGGGGCGATGAGCATGTCGAAAAACATGACCTGTCAAGCTTGCGACTTCTGGGTACGGTTGGCGAGGGAATCAACCCAGAGGCTTGGATGTGGTATCACGAGAAGATCGGCGGTGGTAATTGTCCGATTGTTGATACTTGGTGGCAGACGGAAACGGGGGGCATCATGATGTCACCCCTGCCGGGTGCAATTGCCACAAAGCCAGGAAGTTGTACGAAGCCGTTGCCCGGGGTCATACCTGACATTGTCGACGAGCAGGGTAATTCAGTCGGTACGAATGAGGGCGGCTGGCTCGTCATCAATCATCCATGGCCCGGCATGTTGCGTGGAATCTGGGGGGACGATGAACGGTATCGTGAGCAATATTGGAGCAAGGTCCCGAACCGTTATTTGGCGGGTGATAATGCTCGTTGTGACAAGGACGGTTATTACTGGATCATGGGGCGAATTGATGACGTGCTCAATGTGTCCGGACATCGTTTGAGTACGATTGAAATCGAGAGTGCACTCGTAAGCCATCCGGCTGTTGCCGAGGCCGCAGCCGTGGGACGCCCTCACGATCTGAAGGGAGAAGCCATTGCTGTTTTCGTCTCCTTGCGAAATGTGGAGCCCAGTGATGAGTTGCGTCAAGAATTGAGGCAGCATGTTCGTAAGGAAATCGGAGCGTTGGCCCAGCCCGATGATATTCGCTTCACCGGATCGCTTCCTAAAACCCGCAGCGGGAAAATCATGCGACGGTTACTGCGTGATATCGCTGCCGGTCGTGAAACGATCGGTGACACGACCACGCTTGAGGATTACACGGTGCTCGCGAAACTGCGAGACGATGACGATTAA